GTCATATGACATAAGGAGAGTACTTTGTTGGAATATTTTACATTTCATGTAAAGCTACCTCCCGAATCCCATTCCATCCTCTGAACTCCCTGGAAGCCGCATCCTGACACCTTGTTGGGCGCCACCCCACCCCCTCTATGTCTCTCTGTGGGCATTATtaataatgcaatcaatttgTAAACAATTTGGCATATATCAATGCGCTTCGTGCCGCCCATAAATCTCTGGGAAATTAGCTACCCCTCGGGCTTTGGCCTGGTCATTTGCATGCCAGATTCCAGGCAGcatctcctgctcctgctgctgctcctgctgctcctcctgtgCCTGCTCGTGCTCCTCTGACAGATTGCAGTGCGTCGCTCCTTGATGGATGGGCGGCTTGGAACTGGCAGCGGCACAGCATGCGAAGGGGAAGCCAGGGAATAGTGGCTTCTGTCCCGGATTTTGCCATATTTTTGCGCTTTGGCTGTTGCTGGTCCTCTGGCAGTTAGTGACAGCTGCGGTGATGGCCTGGCTGTTGCAGCAGCGCAGCACCAGAAACAGTAGGAATGGGACAAAAACCATAACGCGTGTCCTGGTCGCAGCAGGGCATACCCTAAAAGGGGAAATGGGAGGCATTCCATTTGTGGCATCAGATTtcagttttcagttttcagCAGGCAAACATTCAACATTCAAGGGAAATACAAAACAgaacacaaaagaaaagattGAAAGAATATCTCTTCCTATTTCTGGATACtggaaaagcaaaagcaatagagacagagagacagagagggagagagagaggtataGCCCATCCTTTTAGTGGAAGTAGTGCCCTTCAGCTAATCGAATAAAGTTAAGGCTCCAGTGTCCAGTGGTGTCCTTAAGGTCCTTAGCCAGCGGAAAAGCAGAAGcaagaaaaatggcaaattgAAGTTACGCTGCCACTcgtcttgctgctgctgctgctgctgccttggcCCCAATTTAAAAGTTTATGAACTTGTCAACCAACTGGCGCCTCACTTCCCTTCTATCCTTCTCTCGTTGCAGCAAGGATGCCCGGGCGACTCAATCAGCAGCATGCCGCATACGCGCAGCGCAGGGAGCAGGAGAACAACCGCGTGCAGGCCACGCAGGCGGTGAACCGCTACTACGACCACTGGGGCAAGGTGACGACGCGCTTCGAGAACTGGACCAACAAGGACTACTACGAGAATGCGGAAAAGAAGCTGCAGAGCCGCAAGAGTCAGAAGCAAAAGGACATTGACCTGACAGACCGCAAGGGCAGACTGCGACAGCTCCTGGCCACCGAGAACGAGGCGTACGACATCGAAATGGGACGCAAGCGGCGGCCCAGGGAGTGCTCCGCCGACACCCAGATGCTGGGGCGCGTCAATCAGTCCCtgaaggagcaggagcagctcaaGCGGAAGCTCGAGATGGAGGCCAAGCTGTACGGCCGCTGGCGGCATGGGGTGGACGACGAGAAGTTTCTGTACCAGTCGAAGTCCGACAACGAGGTGCTGGCGAAGCTCAATTGGCTCGACAAGCAGATCGAGCAGCAGAAGGAGCGGGATGAGCAGGAGGCCCTGAACGCCGAGCggaagctgcagctgcagcaggagATCAGCCGCACGGAGCTGGCCCAGAAGGAGCGCCAGCTGATCCAGGAGCAGCAGATAAAAGAGATCCGTGCGCTGCAGGAGTCGCACATGGTGGAGCTGCGCCAGCACCAGTCCGAGGCCGAGAAGCTCAAAGAAGAGGAGCAGCACTTCCGGCTGTTCATCGGGGAGCtggagaaggagaagcagctgctcgaggaGAGCACGGCCCTCGTCCTGCAGCGCCCCGACACGGGGCAGGCCTTCAACCTGAACAAGATCAAGGTGTTCATCCGCAACCGCAGCGAGGCGAGCCGCCGCCAGATATCCCTGTGCATCAATCTCCTCGAGCGCATGGCCAAGTACGTGGTCCGCACCGAGGACCTCCAGTCACTCCTCCAGAAGTACAAGGAGCAGCTGGAGTCCGAGCAGCTGGCCTGCACCCAGATCGAGGCCATGTACGAGTCGGAGGCCAAGTCGAGCCTGCAGCGCTGCGAGGAGAACTGGCGCGAACAGCACTTGCAGCGGTACCAAGAGCTCTCGAAGCTCATCGACACGGAAAAGGACTGTTTGGCCAGGCTCCTGCAGGAGAACGTCAGCCAGCAGCAGGCCCTCTTGGAGCTCCGCAGCACACATCTCTCTGGCATCGAGCAGGCCACCAAGAAGCTGGAGCAGATAAGCAGCGAAGAGCAGGGATCTGCATCGTCTGACCCGATATCTGTGTCCTCCTCAACTGATCTCTGTGCTGGGGCTCTTGCCGAGGAGGATGATGCCTCCGTGAATGTCCCCAAAGTCAGCAACTCGTTCTCCAACCTCAATCTGGATGTGTGGCAGGATCTGCCGCCAGTGCGCGGCGGCATCGACTCGCCTCGTCTCGACAAGACGCGCTCTATGAATGTCGTCACAGCGCAGACTGCGTTGCCACCGAAGTTTGCCCGCAAGCGAGTGGCATGGAATTAAGGccacattttttttaaatttatcaAGTATTATTAAG
This region of Drosophila miranda strain MSH22 chromosome 2, D.miranda_PacBio2.1, whole genome shotgun sequence genomic DNA includes:
- the LOC108155496 gene encoding cilia- and flagella-associated protein 53, whose product is MPGRLNQQHAAYAQRREQENNRVQATQAVNRYYDHWGKVTTRFENWTNKDYYENAEKKLQSRKSQKQKDIDLTDRKGRLRQLLATENEAYDIEMGRKRRPRECSADTQMLGRVNQSLKEQEQLKRKLEMEAKLYGRWRHGVDDEKFLYQSKSDNEVLAKLNWLDKQIEQQKERDEQEALNAERKLQLQQEISRTELAQKERQLIQEQQIKEIRALQESHMVELRQHQSEAEKLKEEEQHFRLFIGELEKEKQLLEESTALVLQRPDTGQAFNLNKIKVFIRNRSEASRRQISLCINLLERMAKYVVRTEDLQSLLQKYKEQLESEQLACTQIEAMYESEAKSSLQRCEENWREQHLQRYQELSKLIDTEKDCLARLLQENVSQQQALLELRSTHLSGIEQATKKLEQISSEEQGSASSDPISVSSSTDLCAGALAEEDDASVNVPKVSNSFSNLNLDVWQDLPPVRGGIDSPRLDKTRSMNVVTAQTALPPKFARKRVAWN